Proteins found in one Desulfobacteraceae bacterium genomic segment:
- a CDS encoding CbbQ/NirQ/NorQ/GpvN family protein: MTASPQAAAFRIQTEPYYLPGGNEIPLFEAAYDARLPVILKGPTGCGKTRFVEFMAYRLARPLITVACHEDLFASDLIGRYLLKNDETVWVDGPLTLAVRIGAICYLDEIVEARKDTTVVIHPLSDNRRTLAIDKKGEILRAHPDFLLVLSYNPGYQSVLKDLKQSTRQRFVALDFDYPTADQEAEIVAREGAVELATAAKLVSLAGKIRNIREQGLTEGASTRLLIYAAQLMRRGVSVKQACRSAICLPLTDDEGLQETLYDLIEDIF, from the coding sequence ATGACAGCGTCCCCCCAAGCGGCGGCGTTTCGGATTCAGACCGAACCCTACTATCTGCCCGGCGGCAACGAGATCCCGTTGTTCGAGGCGGCCTATGACGCACGTCTGCCCGTGATCCTCAAGGGGCCCACCGGTTGCGGCAAGACCCGCTTCGTGGAGTTCATGGCCTACCGCCTGGCGCGGCCGCTGATCACCGTGGCCTGCCACGAGGACCTGTTCGCCTCGGACCTGATCGGCCGCTACCTGCTCAAAAACGACGAAACGGTCTGGGTCGACGGGCCCCTGACCCTGGCAGTGCGCATCGGCGCCATCTGCTACCTGGACGAGATCGTCGAGGCCCGCAAGGACACTACGGTGGTCATCCACCCGCTGAGCGACAACCGTCGGACCCTGGCCATCGACAAGAAGGGCGAGATCCTGCGGGCGCACCCCGACTTTCTGCTGGTGCTCTCCTACAATCCCGGCTACCAGTCGGTGCTCAAGGACCTCAAGCAGAGCACTCGCCAGCGGTTCGTGGCGCTGGATTTCGACTACCCCACCGCCGACCAGGAGGCCGAGATCGTGGCCCGCGAGGGCGCCGTCGAGCTCGCGACGGCCGCCAAGTTGGTCTCACTGGCCGGCAAGATCCGCAATATCCGCGAGCAGGGCCTGACCGAAGGCGCCAGCACGCGGCTCCTGATCTACGCGGCGCAGCTCATGCGCCGGGGGGTGTCCGTCAAGCAGGCCTGCCGCAGCGCCATCTGCCTGCCGCTGACCGACGACGAGGGCCTGCAGGAGACCCTCTACGATCTCATCGAGGACATTTTCTGA
- a CDS encoding MTH938/NDUFAF3 family protein: MITQVEFGRITIAGKRYESDLIIFPDGRVTPGWRRKSGHRLSFADLRQLVEAAPALIVAGTGVYGRMAPEPTLAARLAGLGITFRAAANREAAADFNRHWPTGRVGGCFHLTC; this comes from the coding sequence ATGATCACCCAAGTTGAATTCGGCCGCATCACCATCGCCGGAAAGCGCTACGAGAGCGATCTGATCATCTTCCCTGACGGTCGGGTAACCCCCGGCTGGCGGCGAAAATCGGGCCACCGGTTGAGCTTTGCGGACCTCCGGCAGCTGGTCGAAGCGGCCCCCGCGCTGATCGTGGCCGGTACCGGCGTCTACGGCCGGATGGCGCCCGAGCCGACGCTTGCCGCCCGTCTGGCCGGCCTCGGAATCACCTTCAGGGCCGCGGCCAACCGGGAGGCTGCCGCGGACTTCAACCGCCATTGGCCGACCGGCCGCGTGGGCGGGTGCTTTCACCTGACCTGCTGA